A portion of the Rhinolophus sinicus isolate RSC01 linkage group LG16, ASM3656204v1, whole genome shotgun sequence genome contains these proteins:
- the TBX3 gene encoding T-box transcription factor TBX3 isoform X1 — protein sequence MSLSMRDPVIPGTSMAYHPFLPHRAPDFAMSAVLGHQPPFFPALTLPPNGAAALSLPGALAKPIMDQLVGAAETGIPFSSLGPQAHLRPLKTMEPEEEVEDDPKVHLEAKELWDQFHKRGTEMVITKSGRRMFPPFKVRCSGLDKKAKYILLMDIIAADDCRYKFHNSRWMVAGKADPEMPKRMYIHPDSPATGEQWMSKVVTFHKLKLTNNISDKHGFTLAFPSDHATWQGNYSFGTQTILNSMHKYQPRFHIVRANDILKLPYSTFRTYLFPETEFIAVTAYQNDKITQLKIDNNPFAKGFRDTGNGRREKRKQLTLQSMRVFDDRHKKENGTSDESSSEQAAFSCFAQSSSPAVSTVGTSNLKDLCASEGESDAEAESKEEHGPEACDAAKISTTTSEEPSRDKGSPAVKAHLFSAEPGGRPRDSGRMDKASPDSRHSPATISSSTRGLGAEERRSPGREGAATSKAEEARALPGKEAFAPLTVQTDAATAHLGQGPLPGLGFAPGLAGQQFFNGHPLFLHPGQFAMGGAFSSMAAGMGPLLATVSGASTGVSGLDSTAMASAAAAQGLSGASAATLPFHLQQHVLASQGLAMSPFGSLFPYPYTYMAAAAAASSAAASSSVHRHPFLNLNTMRPRLRYSPYSIPLPVPDSSSLLTTALPSMAAVAGPLDAKAAALAASPASVAVDSGSELNSRSSTLSSSSVSLSPKLCPEKEAATSELQSIQRLVSGLEAKPDRSRSASP from the exons ATGAGCCTCTCCATGAGAGATCCGGTCATTCCTGGGACAAGCATGGCCTACCATCCGTTCCTACCTCACCGGGCGCCGGACTTCGCCATGAGCGCGGTGCTGGGTCACCAGCCGCCCTTCTTCCCCGCGCTGACTCTGCCTCCCAACGGCGCGGCGGCGCTCTCGCTGCCGGGCGCCCTGGCCAAGCCGATCATGGATCAATTGGTGGGGGCAGCCGAGACCGGCATCCCTTTCTCGTCCCTGGGGCCCCAGGCGCATCTGAGGCCTCTGAAGACCATGGAGCCCGAAGAAGAGGTGGAAGATGACCCTAAGGTTCACCTCGAGGCCAAAGAACTTTGGGATCAGTTCCACAAGCGAGGCACCGAGATGGTGATTACTAAGTCGGGAAG GCGAATGTTCCCCCCATTTAAAGTAAGATGTTCTGGGCTGGATaaaaaagctaaatatattttgttgatgGACATTATAGCTGCTGATGACTGTCGATATAAATTTCACAATTCTCGGTGGATGGTGGCGGGTAAGGCTGACCCTGAAATGCCAAAGAGAATGTATATTCACCCGGACAGCCCGGCTACCGGGGAACAGTGGATGTCCAAAGTTGTCACTTTCCACAAACTGAAACTCACCAACAACATTTCGGACAAACACGGATTT ACTTTGGCCTTCCCAAGTGATCACGCAACGTGGCAGGGGAATTATAGTTTTGGTACTCAG acTATACTGAACTCTATGCACAAATACCAGCCCCGGTTTCACATCGTCAGAGCCAATGACATCCTGAAACTTCCTTATAGTACATTTCGGACATACTTGTTCCCCGAAACCGAATTCATCGCTGTGACAGCATATCAGAATGATAAG ATAACTCAGTTAAAAATAGACAACAACCCTTTTGCAAAAGGTTTCCGGGACACTGGAAATGGCAGGAGAGAAAAACG GAAACAGCTCACCCTGCAGTCCATGAGGGTGTTCGATGACAGACACAAAAAGGAGAATGGCACCTCCGATGAGTCCTCAAgcgaacaggcagccttcagcTGTTTTGCTCAGTCCTCATCCCCAGCTGTCTCCACTGTTGGGACATCTAACCTCAAAG ATCTGTGTGCCAGCGAGGGTGAGAGTGACGCTGAGGCCGAGAGCAAAGAGGAGCACGGCCCGGAGGCCTGCGACGCAGCCAAGATCTCCACCACCACGTCGGAGGAGCCGAGCCGCGACAAGGGCAGCCCGGCGGTCAAGGCTCACCTATTCTCGGCGGAGCCCGGAGGCCGGCCTCGCGACAGCGGGCGGATGGACAAGGCGTCTCCCGACTCGCGTCACAGTCCGGCCACCATCTCGTCCAGCACCCGCGGCCTGGGCGCAGAGGAACGCCGAAGCCCAGGCCGTGAGGGCGCGGCCACGTCCAAGGCCGAGGAAGCGCGCGCGCTGCCAGGCAAGGAGGCCTTCGCGCCTCTCACGGTGCAGACCGATGCGGCCACAGCGCACCTGGGCCAGGGCCCGCTGCCTGGCCTCGGCTTCGCCCCGGGCCTGGCTGGCCAGCAGTTTTTCAACGGGCACCCGCTCTTCCTGCACCCCGGCCAGTTCGCCATGGGGGGCGCCTTCTCCAGCATGGCTGCGGGCATGGGGCCCCTGTTGGCCACTGTGTCCGGGGCCTCCACTGGCGTTTCAGGCCTGGATTCTACGGCCATGGCCTCAGCCGCTGCAGCACAGGGACTGTCGGGGGCCTCCGCGGCCACCCTGCCTTTCCACCTCCAGCAGCATGTCCTGGCCTCCCAG ggcctggccatgTCGCCTTTCGGAAGCCTGTTCCCTTACCCTTACACGTacatggcggcggcggcggccgcctCCTCCGCAGCAGCCTCCAGCTCGGTGCACCGTCACCCCTTCCTCAACCTGAACACCATGCGTCCTCGGCTGCGTTACAGCCCCTACTCCATCCCCCTGCCGGTCCCCGACAGCAGCAGCCTGCTCACCACCGCCCTGCCGTCCATGGCGGCGGTCGCGGGGCCCCTGGACGCCAAAGCCGCTGCCCTGGCCGCCAGCCCGGCCTCGGTGGCCGTGGACTCGGGCTCAGAACTCAACAGCCGTTCCTCCACCCTCTCCTCCAGCTCGGTGTCCTTGTCGCCCAAACTCTGCCCTGAGAAAGAGGCAGCCACCAGCGAACTGCAGAGCATCCAGCGGTTGGTCAGCGGCTTGGAAGCCAAGCCGGACAGGTCCCGCAGCGCGTCCCCATAA
- the TBX3 gene encoding T-box transcription factor TBX3 isoform X2, protein MSLSMRDPVIPGTSMAYHPFLPHRAPDFAMSAVLGHQPPFFPALTLPPNGAAALSLPGALAKPIMDQLVGAAETGIPFSSLGPQAHLRPLKTMEPEEEVEDDPKVHLEAKELWDQFHKRGTEMVITKSGRRMFPPFKVRCSGLDKKAKYILLMDIIAADDCRYKFHNSRWMVAGKADPEMPKRMYIHPDSPATGEQWMSKVVTFHKLKLTNNISDKHGFTILNSMHKYQPRFHIVRANDILKLPYSTFRTYLFPETEFIAVTAYQNDKITQLKIDNNPFAKGFRDTGNGRREKRKQLTLQSMRVFDDRHKKENGTSDESSSEQAAFSCFAQSSSPAVSTVGTSNLKDLCASEGESDAEAESKEEHGPEACDAAKISTTTSEEPSRDKGSPAVKAHLFSAEPGGRPRDSGRMDKASPDSRHSPATISSSTRGLGAEERRSPGREGAATSKAEEARALPGKEAFAPLTVQTDAATAHLGQGPLPGLGFAPGLAGQQFFNGHPLFLHPGQFAMGGAFSSMAAGMGPLLATVSGASTGVSGLDSTAMASAAAAQGLSGASAATLPFHLQQHVLASQGLAMSPFGSLFPYPYTYMAAAAAASSAAASSSVHRHPFLNLNTMRPRLRYSPYSIPLPVPDSSSLLTTALPSMAAVAGPLDAKAAALAASPASVAVDSGSELNSRSSTLSSSSVSLSPKLCPEKEAATSELQSIQRLVSGLEAKPDRSRSASP, encoded by the exons ATGAGCCTCTCCATGAGAGATCCGGTCATTCCTGGGACAAGCATGGCCTACCATCCGTTCCTACCTCACCGGGCGCCGGACTTCGCCATGAGCGCGGTGCTGGGTCACCAGCCGCCCTTCTTCCCCGCGCTGACTCTGCCTCCCAACGGCGCGGCGGCGCTCTCGCTGCCGGGCGCCCTGGCCAAGCCGATCATGGATCAATTGGTGGGGGCAGCCGAGACCGGCATCCCTTTCTCGTCCCTGGGGCCCCAGGCGCATCTGAGGCCTCTGAAGACCATGGAGCCCGAAGAAGAGGTGGAAGATGACCCTAAGGTTCACCTCGAGGCCAAAGAACTTTGGGATCAGTTCCACAAGCGAGGCACCGAGATGGTGATTACTAAGTCGGGAAG GCGAATGTTCCCCCCATTTAAAGTAAGATGTTCTGGGCTGGATaaaaaagctaaatatattttgttgatgGACATTATAGCTGCTGATGACTGTCGATATAAATTTCACAATTCTCGGTGGATGGTGGCGGGTAAGGCTGACCCTGAAATGCCAAAGAGAATGTATATTCACCCGGACAGCCCGGCTACCGGGGAACAGTGGATGTCCAAAGTTGTCACTTTCCACAAACTGAAACTCACCAACAACATTTCGGACAAACACGGATTT acTATACTGAACTCTATGCACAAATACCAGCCCCGGTTTCACATCGTCAGAGCCAATGACATCCTGAAACTTCCTTATAGTACATTTCGGACATACTTGTTCCCCGAAACCGAATTCATCGCTGTGACAGCATATCAGAATGATAAG ATAACTCAGTTAAAAATAGACAACAACCCTTTTGCAAAAGGTTTCCGGGACACTGGAAATGGCAGGAGAGAAAAACG GAAACAGCTCACCCTGCAGTCCATGAGGGTGTTCGATGACAGACACAAAAAGGAGAATGGCACCTCCGATGAGTCCTCAAgcgaacaggcagccttcagcTGTTTTGCTCAGTCCTCATCCCCAGCTGTCTCCACTGTTGGGACATCTAACCTCAAAG ATCTGTGTGCCAGCGAGGGTGAGAGTGACGCTGAGGCCGAGAGCAAAGAGGAGCACGGCCCGGAGGCCTGCGACGCAGCCAAGATCTCCACCACCACGTCGGAGGAGCCGAGCCGCGACAAGGGCAGCCCGGCGGTCAAGGCTCACCTATTCTCGGCGGAGCCCGGAGGCCGGCCTCGCGACAGCGGGCGGATGGACAAGGCGTCTCCCGACTCGCGTCACAGTCCGGCCACCATCTCGTCCAGCACCCGCGGCCTGGGCGCAGAGGAACGCCGAAGCCCAGGCCGTGAGGGCGCGGCCACGTCCAAGGCCGAGGAAGCGCGCGCGCTGCCAGGCAAGGAGGCCTTCGCGCCTCTCACGGTGCAGACCGATGCGGCCACAGCGCACCTGGGCCAGGGCCCGCTGCCTGGCCTCGGCTTCGCCCCGGGCCTGGCTGGCCAGCAGTTTTTCAACGGGCACCCGCTCTTCCTGCACCCCGGCCAGTTCGCCATGGGGGGCGCCTTCTCCAGCATGGCTGCGGGCATGGGGCCCCTGTTGGCCACTGTGTCCGGGGCCTCCACTGGCGTTTCAGGCCTGGATTCTACGGCCATGGCCTCAGCCGCTGCAGCACAGGGACTGTCGGGGGCCTCCGCGGCCACCCTGCCTTTCCACCTCCAGCAGCATGTCCTGGCCTCCCAG ggcctggccatgTCGCCTTTCGGAAGCCTGTTCCCTTACCCTTACACGTacatggcggcggcggcggccgcctCCTCCGCAGCAGCCTCCAGCTCGGTGCACCGTCACCCCTTCCTCAACCTGAACACCATGCGTCCTCGGCTGCGTTACAGCCCCTACTCCATCCCCCTGCCGGTCCCCGACAGCAGCAGCCTGCTCACCACCGCCCTGCCGTCCATGGCGGCGGTCGCGGGGCCCCTGGACGCCAAAGCCGCTGCCCTGGCCGCCAGCCCGGCCTCGGTGGCCGTGGACTCGGGCTCAGAACTCAACAGCCGTTCCTCCACCCTCTCCTCCAGCTCGGTGTCCTTGTCGCCCAAACTCTGCCCTGAGAAAGAGGCAGCCACCAGCGAACTGCAGAGCATCCAGCGGTTGGTCAGCGGCTTGGAAGCCAAGCCGGACAGGTCCCGCAGCGCGTCCCCATAA